The genomic interval ATTCCGACAAAAGCGCGCAAAGAATTTTGATGGAACATGCCCAGCAGAAAAGCCACTAGAAGGCAGAGGGCAGGAGGCAGGGGGCAGAGGGTAAGAGGGGTGAGGGAGTCAGGAGTCAGAATCAAGCCAGAACTTAAAACTCAAAACCTAGAACGCCGGTACAGAAACTGGGTTTCTGCTGTGAGATGTTCAATTTTCGCTGAATATCCTCACCAGAAACCCAGTTTCTCGAGATACTGTACCGATGCTCTAGAACTTAAAACTCAATTCATCATTCAAAATTCAAAACTCATCATTCAAAACTCCTCTGTCCCCCAATTCGTCGTTCCGTATTCAAGGTTGCAAGGACAGACCCAGGGGCAGACTATACTCTATAGGTATACCAACGTCTTTTGAGCACCAGTCCGAGCAGAGAGATGTCAATGAATACAAACTCGGAATTTCTGCGTGGCATGACTGAAGCTGCTTTGTCGGGGCCAAGCTTATATCCCTGGGATAAACGTCCGGCTGTGGCAGAGCTTCAGGAATTGCTCAATGCCCACGGCTTCAAACTCAGAATTGATGGAGATTTTGGCTATATCACTGAAGATGCTGTAAAAGAATTTCAACGGCAGCAAAACATCCGGATTGATGGCATTGTTGGACCGCAAACGTGGGCAGCCTTAAAGAAAAATATTCCCCCTGGAACGCGCACTTTGCGTCATGGCCATACGGGTGCAGATGTGTGCGAACTCCAGGGGCTACTCCAGGTTTGTGGCTATCCCGTTGGTAGGCATGGAATTTTTGATGAGGAAACGAAACAGGCGGTGGTCGCTTTTCAGCAACACCATAAGCTAAAAGAATGCGGCACGGTGGACAAAGTAACCTGGACCGTGCTGCGAGATGGTATGCCCCTCCCTCCTTCCCCCCAACGCTCCCGCTGGCATCTAAATACGAAAAAGTGGTGGTAGGGAGAGTCAGTAATCAATCATCAGTTGTCGGTTATCAGCTATCCGTGGTTCCCTGTTCGCCACCCCAAGCTAATCATCTCGATAGGCAGGGTCATCCTCAATTCGGATTCTGGAGGGGCTAAGCCCAGGATTGATGGATGGTGGTTTGATGCTAGGCGTTGGCGGTGAGGTTGAGGGAGAATTAGAAGCAGTTTCCGGTGCAAGGGGTTGCAGTGCTGGGGAACTGGGTGGCTTGGGGGAAGGGGTTTCTGGCATGGGGGCAGCAGAGAGGGGCACAGGCGGGGGAGCTGCTTTGGGTTGAGGGAGTTTGGTGAATCCCATCAGGGCAATAGAAGAATTGCCAAAATATTTCGACCAGGGTTGAATCCTGGATATCCTTTTCCAATTGTCACGGGAGACAGTTGAGGATAGCAGCGGAATTTCCTGCCCA from Kovacikia minuta CCNUW1 carries:
- a CDS encoding peptidoglycan-binding domain-containing protein, which encodes MNTNSEFLRGMTEAALSGPSLYPWDKRPAVAELQELLNAHGFKLRIDGDFGYITEDAVKEFQRQQNIRIDGIVGPQTWAALKKNIPPGTRTLRHGHTGADVCELQGLLQVCGYPVGRHGIFDEETKQAVVAFQQHHKLKECGTVDKVTWTVLRDGMPLPPSPQRSRWHLNTKKWW